Proteins from one Bactrocera neohumeralis isolate Rockhampton chromosome 3, APGP_CSIRO_Bneo_wtdbg2-racon-allhic-juicebox.fasta_v2, whole genome shotgun sequence genomic window:
- the LOC126752350 gene encoding tyrosine-protein kinase Btk29A isoform X1: MNRFSHGSIRSSSSTVCSSKSFQSRMDKVSERLYDIVKSGSMVKRAQNKKRFTPVNYKQRWFELTKKSLSYFDVENIERRRERGRVPVKGVRLVETAIVSGEGGDPFAPNGFPFQVGYCESSNDQQLSGRSVPQYILYLLASSERERDDWIRAIREVCEETNTPKSYRFHPGLWTGKRWSCCKGISRATFGCQAATHWLEANNNPSTGSSPAQNTTRSSSPNNSTSTSQFNLHQTSSGSLGSSTPTSAPLQPSVTTFKQSPNILNSGATSLDNTMPGGIPTPGTPNSKSKDNSHFVKVVVALYPFKAIEGGDLSLEKNAEYEVIDDSQEHWWKVKDALGNVGYIPSNYVKPKALLGLERYEWYVGDMSRQRAESLLKQGDKEGCFVVRKSSTKGLYTLSLHTKVPQSHVKHYHIKQNARGEYYLSEKHCCETIPDLINYHRHNSGGLACRLKSSPCDRPVPPTAGLSHDKWEIHPMELMLMEELGSGQFGVVRRGKWRGSIDTAVKMMKEGTMSEDDFIEEAKVMTKLQHPNLVQLYGVCSKHRPIYIVTEYMKHGSLLNYLRRHETTLIGNMGLLLDMCIQVSKGMAYLERHNYIHRDLAARNCLVGSENVVKVADFGLARYVLDDQYTSSGGTKFPIKWAPPEVLNYTRFSSKSDVWAYGVLMWEVFTCGKMPYGRLKNTEVVERVQRGIILEKPKSCAKEIYDVMKKCWSHGPEERPSFRILKEQLALVAQTLTD; encoded by the exons ATGAACCGTTTCTCACATGGTAGCATTCGTTCATCTTCTTCTACAGTTTGCAGTAGCAAATCATTTCAAAGTAGAATGGATAAGGTTTCCGAAAGGCTGTATGATATTGTTAAAAGCGGATCGATGGTAAAACGAGCTCAGAATAAAAAACGTTTTACACCAGTCAACTATAAACAACGATGGTTTGAACTCACCAAGAAGTCATTATCCTATTTTGACGTGGAAAATATTGAA cGTCGTCGGGAGCGTGGTCGAGTTCCAGTAAAAGGTGTTCGCTTGGTTGAAACTGCTATTGTTAGCGGAGAGGGTGGAGATCCTTTTGCACCAAAc GGATTTCCGTTTCAAGTTGGTTATTGTGAGTCCTCCAATGATCAACAGCTATCGGGACGTTCTGTaccacaatatattttatatttattagcgAGTAGTGAAAGGGAACGTGATGATTGGATACGTGCCATAAGAGAGG TTTGTGAAGAAACAAATACGCCGAAATCATATCGTTTCCATCCAGGTCTTTGGACCGGTAAAAGGTGGTCCTGCTGTAAAGGAATAAGTCGAGCAACGTTCGGATGTCAGGCTGCGACCCATTGGTTGGAAGCGAATAATAATCCAA gtACAGGAAGCTCCCCTGCCCAGAACACCACTCGTAGTAGTAGTCCGAACAACTCCACCTCGACCAGTCAATTTAATCTGCATCAGACCAGTTCCGGAAGTTTGGGGAGCTCGACACCTACATCTGCACCGCTACAA CCTTCGGTTACCACCTTTAAGCAATcaccaaatattttgaatagcgGCGCTACATCATTGGACAACACAATGCCGGGAGGTATTCCAACGCCGGGTACTCCAAATTCTAAGTCTAAG GATAATTCACATTTCGTCAAAGTTGTGGTGGCTCTTTACCCGTTCAAAGCAATTGAAGGTGGTGATTTATCGCTCGAAAAG AATGCTGAATATGAAGTGATTGATGATTCCCAAGAGCACTGGTGGAAAGTGAAGGACGCTTTGGGCAATGTGGGCTATATACCAAGTAATTACGTTAAGCCGAAAGCTTTACTAGGCTTGGAGCGTTATGA ATGGTATGTTGGCGATATGTCTCGCCAACGCGCTGAATCTCTTTTGAAACAGGGTGACAAAGAAGGTTGTTTTGTGGTGCGAAAATCATCGACAAAAGGTTTATACACGCTGTCTTTACATACCAAAGT TCCACAATCTCATGTGAAGCATTATCACATCAAGCAAAATGCGAGGGGCGAGTACTATTTGAGTGAGAAACATTGCTGCGAGACCATACCGGACCTAATAAACTATCATCGACATAACTCCGGGGGATTAGCGTGCCGTTTAAAATCATCGCCTTGTGATAGACCAGTTCCACCAACTGCTGGATTGTCCCACG ATAAGTGGGAAATTCACCCAATGGAGTTAATGCTCATGGAAGAGCTTGGTTCGGGACAATTCGGTGTGGTACGACGGGGAAAATGGCGCGGATCCATTGACACTGCTGTTAAAATGATGAAGGAGGGCACAATGTCCGAGGACGATTTCATTGAGGAAGCCAAAGTGATGACCAAATTGCAACATCCTAATCTTGTGCAATTGTATGGCGTTTGCTCGAAGCATCGTCCTATTTATATTGTTACCGAATATATGAAACATGGATCATTGTTGAACTACTTGCGCCGGCATGAGACCACACTGATTGGCAATATGGGTTTGTTGTTGGACATGTGTATACAG GTCAGCAAAGGCATGGCTTACTTAGAACGCCACAACTACATTCATCGTGATTTAGCCGCACGTAATTGTCTCGTTGGCTCGGAAAATGTAGTAAAAGTCGCAGATTTCGGTTTGGCTCGTTATGTTTTGGACGACCAATACACAAGCTCAGGTGGCACTAAGTTTCCTATTAAATGGGCACCGCCGGAGGTGTTGAATTATACGCGTTTCTCTTCCAAAAGCGATGTCTGGGCATACG gagTACTTATGTGGGAAGTGTTCACCTGTGGCAAAATGCCTTACGGCCGTCTTAAGAACACCGAAGTGGTGGAACGTGTCCAACGTGGTATTATATTAGAAAAACCAAAGTCATGTGCAAAGGAAATATACGAT GTTATGAAGAAATGCTGGTCTCACGGTCCGGAAGAGCGCCCCTCATTCCGTATTCTCAAGGAGCAACTAGCCCTCGTCGCTCAAACACTAACTGACTAA
- the LOC126752350 gene encoding tyrosine-protein kinase Btk29A isoform X4, with the protein MMLLSALKLGTGSSPAQNTTRSSSPNNSTSTSQFNLHQTSSGSLGSSTPTSAPLQPSVTTFKQSPNILNSGATSLDNTMPGGIPTPGTPNSKSKDNSHFVKVVVALYPFKAIEGGDLSLEKNAEYEVIDDSQEHWWKVKDALGNVGYIPSNYVKPKALLGLERYEWYVGDMSRQRAESLLKQGDKEGCFVVRKSSTKGLYTLSLHTKVPQSHVKHYHIKQNARGEYYLSEKHCCETIPDLINYHRHNSGGLACRLKSSPCDRPVPPTAGLSHDKWEIHPMELMLMEELGSGQFGVVRRGKWRGSIDTAVKMMKEGTMSEDDFIEEAKVMTKLQHPNLVQLYGVCSKHRPIYIVTEYMKHGSLLNYLRRHETTLIGNMGLLLDMCIQVSKGMAYLERHNYIHRDLAARNCLVGSENVVKVADFGLARYVLDDQYTSSGGTKFPIKWAPPEVLNYTRFSSKSDVWAYGVLMWEVFTCGKMPYGRLKNTEVVERVQRGIILEKPKSCAKEIYDVMKKCWSHGPEERPSFRILKEQLALVAQTLTD; encoded by the exons ATGATGCTTTTATCCGCTTTGAAGTTGG gtACAGGAAGCTCCCCTGCCCAGAACACCACTCGTAGTAGTAGTCCGAACAACTCCACCTCGACCAGTCAATTTAATCTGCATCAGACCAGTTCCGGAAGTTTGGGGAGCTCGACACCTACATCTGCACCGCTACAA CCTTCGGTTACCACCTTTAAGCAATcaccaaatattttgaatagcgGCGCTACATCATTGGACAACACAATGCCGGGAGGTATTCCAACGCCGGGTACTCCAAATTCTAAGTCTAAG GATAATTCACATTTCGTCAAAGTTGTGGTGGCTCTTTACCCGTTCAAAGCAATTGAAGGTGGTGATTTATCGCTCGAAAAG AATGCTGAATATGAAGTGATTGATGATTCCCAAGAGCACTGGTGGAAAGTGAAGGACGCTTTGGGCAATGTGGGCTATATACCAAGTAATTACGTTAAGCCGAAAGCTTTACTAGGCTTGGAGCGTTATGA ATGGTATGTTGGCGATATGTCTCGCCAACGCGCTGAATCTCTTTTGAAACAGGGTGACAAAGAAGGTTGTTTTGTGGTGCGAAAATCATCGACAAAAGGTTTATACACGCTGTCTTTACATACCAAAGT TCCACAATCTCATGTGAAGCATTATCACATCAAGCAAAATGCGAGGGGCGAGTACTATTTGAGTGAGAAACATTGCTGCGAGACCATACCGGACCTAATAAACTATCATCGACATAACTCCGGGGGATTAGCGTGCCGTTTAAAATCATCGCCTTGTGATAGACCAGTTCCACCAACTGCTGGATTGTCCCACG ATAAGTGGGAAATTCACCCAATGGAGTTAATGCTCATGGAAGAGCTTGGTTCGGGACAATTCGGTGTGGTACGACGGGGAAAATGGCGCGGATCCATTGACACTGCTGTTAAAATGATGAAGGAGGGCACAATGTCCGAGGACGATTTCATTGAGGAAGCCAAAGTGATGACCAAATTGCAACATCCTAATCTTGTGCAATTGTATGGCGTTTGCTCGAAGCATCGTCCTATTTATATTGTTACCGAATATATGAAACATGGATCATTGTTGAACTACTTGCGCCGGCATGAGACCACACTGATTGGCAATATGGGTTTGTTGTTGGACATGTGTATACAG GTCAGCAAAGGCATGGCTTACTTAGAACGCCACAACTACATTCATCGTGATTTAGCCGCACGTAATTGTCTCGTTGGCTCGGAAAATGTAGTAAAAGTCGCAGATTTCGGTTTGGCTCGTTATGTTTTGGACGACCAATACACAAGCTCAGGTGGCACTAAGTTTCCTATTAAATGGGCACCGCCGGAGGTGTTGAATTATACGCGTTTCTCTTCCAAAAGCGATGTCTGGGCATACG gagTACTTATGTGGGAAGTGTTCACCTGTGGCAAAATGCCTTACGGCCGTCTTAAGAACACCGAAGTGGTGGAACGTGTCCAACGTGGTATTATATTAGAAAAACCAAAGTCATGTGCAAAGGAAATATACGAT GTTATGAAGAAATGCTGGTCTCACGGTCCGGAAGAGCGCCCCTCATTCCGTATTCTCAAGGAGCAACTAGCCCTCGTCGCTCAAACACTAACTGACTAA
- the LOC126752350 gene encoding tyrosine-protein kinase Btk29A isoform X2 encodes MIPCVSFTETSVLGNMKERVKEMKVFGCRLNFWNNVGQCLPSSKGTGSSPAQNTTRSSSPNNSTSTSQFNLHQTSSGSLGSSTPTSAPLQPSVTTFKQSPNILNSGATSLDNTMPGGIPTPGTPNSKSKDNSHFVKVVVALYPFKAIEGGDLSLEKNAEYEVIDDSQEHWWKVKDALGNVGYIPSNYVKPKALLGLERYEWYVGDMSRQRAESLLKQGDKEGCFVVRKSSTKGLYTLSLHTKVPQSHVKHYHIKQNARGEYYLSEKHCCETIPDLINYHRHNSGGLACRLKSSPCDRPVPPTAGLSHDKWEIHPMELMLMEELGSGQFGVVRRGKWRGSIDTAVKMMKEGTMSEDDFIEEAKVMTKLQHPNLVQLYGVCSKHRPIYIVTEYMKHGSLLNYLRRHETTLIGNMGLLLDMCIQVSKGMAYLERHNYIHRDLAARNCLVGSENVVKVADFGLARYVLDDQYTSSGGTKFPIKWAPPEVLNYTRFSSKSDVWAYGVLMWEVFTCGKMPYGRLKNTEVVERVQRGIILEKPKSCAKEIYDVMKKCWSHGPEERPSFRILKEQLALVAQTLTD; translated from the exons ATGATTCCGTGTGTTAGCTTCACGGAAACCAGTGTGCTGGGCAATATGAAAGAACGTGTAAAAGAAATGAAAGTGTTTGGCTGTCGTTTGAATTTCTGGAATAATGTCGGACAATGCCTGCCAAGCTCAaaag gtACAGGAAGCTCCCCTGCCCAGAACACCACTCGTAGTAGTAGTCCGAACAACTCCACCTCGACCAGTCAATTTAATCTGCATCAGACCAGTTCCGGAAGTTTGGGGAGCTCGACACCTACATCTGCACCGCTACAA CCTTCGGTTACCACCTTTAAGCAATcaccaaatattttgaatagcgGCGCTACATCATTGGACAACACAATGCCGGGAGGTATTCCAACGCCGGGTACTCCAAATTCTAAGTCTAAG GATAATTCACATTTCGTCAAAGTTGTGGTGGCTCTTTACCCGTTCAAAGCAATTGAAGGTGGTGATTTATCGCTCGAAAAG AATGCTGAATATGAAGTGATTGATGATTCCCAAGAGCACTGGTGGAAAGTGAAGGACGCTTTGGGCAATGTGGGCTATATACCAAGTAATTACGTTAAGCCGAAAGCTTTACTAGGCTTGGAGCGTTATGA ATGGTATGTTGGCGATATGTCTCGCCAACGCGCTGAATCTCTTTTGAAACAGGGTGACAAAGAAGGTTGTTTTGTGGTGCGAAAATCATCGACAAAAGGTTTATACACGCTGTCTTTACATACCAAAGT TCCACAATCTCATGTGAAGCATTATCACATCAAGCAAAATGCGAGGGGCGAGTACTATTTGAGTGAGAAACATTGCTGCGAGACCATACCGGACCTAATAAACTATCATCGACATAACTCCGGGGGATTAGCGTGCCGTTTAAAATCATCGCCTTGTGATAGACCAGTTCCACCAACTGCTGGATTGTCCCACG ATAAGTGGGAAATTCACCCAATGGAGTTAATGCTCATGGAAGAGCTTGGTTCGGGACAATTCGGTGTGGTACGACGGGGAAAATGGCGCGGATCCATTGACACTGCTGTTAAAATGATGAAGGAGGGCACAATGTCCGAGGACGATTTCATTGAGGAAGCCAAAGTGATGACCAAATTGCAACATCCTAATCTTGTGCAATTGTATGGCGTTTGCTCGAAGCATCGTCCTATTTATATTGTTACCGAATATATGAAACATGGATCATTGTTGAACTACTTGCGCCGGCATGAGACCACACTGATTGGCAATATGGGTTTGTTGTTGGACATGTGTATACAG GTCAGCAAAGGCATGGCTTACTTAGAACGCCACAACTACATTCATCGTGATTTAGCCGCACGTAATTGTCTCGTTGGCTCGGAAAATGTAGTAAAAGTCGCAGATTTCGGTTTGGCTCGTTATGTTTTGGACGACCAATACACAAGCTCAGGTGGCACTAAGTTTCCTATTAAATGGGCACCGCCGGAGGTGTTGAATTATACGCGTTTCTCTTCCAAAAGCGATGTCTGGGCATACG gagTACTTATGTGGGAAGTGTTCACCTGTGGCAAAATGCCTTACGGCCGTCTTAAGAACACCGAAGTGGTGGAACGTGTCCAACGTGGTATTATATTAGAAAAACCAAAGTCATGTGCAAAGGAAATATACGAT GTTATGAAGAAATGCTGGTCTCACGGTCCGGAAGAGCGCCCCTCATTCCGTATTCTCAAGGAGCAACTAGCCCTCGTCGCTCAAACACTAACTGACTAA
- the LOC126752350 gene encoding tyrosine-protein kinase Btk29A isoform X3 has product MMLLSALKLGTLLGTGSSPAQNTTRSSSPNNSTSTSQFNLHQTSSGSLGSSTPTSAPLQPSVTTFKQSPNILNSGATSLDNTMPGGIPTPGTPNSKSKDNSHFVKVVVALYPFKAIEGGDLSLEKNAEYEVIDDSQEHWWKVKDALGNVGYIPSNYVKPKALLGLERYEWYVGDMSRQRAESLLKQGDKEGCFVVRKSSTKGLYTLSLHTKVPQSHVKHYHIKQNARGEYYLSEKHCCETIPDLINYHRHNSGGLACRLKSSPCDRPVPPTAGLSHDKWEIHPMELMLMEELGSGQFGVVRRGKWRGSIDTAVKMMKEGTMSEDDFIEEAKVMTKLQHPNLVQLYGVCSKHRPIYIVTEYMKHGSLLNYLRRHETTLIGNMGLLLDMCIQVSKGMAYLERHNYIHRDLAARNCLVGSENVVKVADFGLARYVLDDQYTSSGGTKFPIKWAPPEVLNYTRFSSKSDVWAYGVLMWEVFTCGKMPYGRLKNTEVVERVQRGIILEKPKSCAKEIYDVMKKCWSHGPEERPSFRILKEQLALVAQTLTD; this is encoded by the exons ATGATGCTTTTATCCGCTTTGAAGTTGGGTACGTTACTAG gtACAGGAAGCTCCCCTGCCCAGAACACCACTCGTAGTAGTAGTCCGAACAACTCCACCTCGACCAGTCAATTTAATCTGCATCAGACCAGTTCCGGAAGTTTGGGGAGCTCGACACCTACATCTGCACCGCTACAA CCTTCGGTTACCACCTTTAAGCAATcaccaaatattttgaatagcgGCGCTACATCATTGGACAACACAATGCCGGGAGGTATTCCAACGCCGGGTACTCCAAATTCTAAGTCTAAG GATAATTCACATTTCGTCAAAGTTGTGGTGGCTCTTTACCCGTTCAAAGCAATTGAAGGTGGTGATTTATCGCTCGAAAAG AATGCTGAATATGAAGTGATTGATGATTCCCAAGAGCACTGGTGGAAAGTGAAGGACGCTTTGGGCAATGTGGGCTATATACCAAGTAATTACGTTAAGCCGAAAGCTTTACTAGGCTTGGAGCGTTATGA ATGGTATGTTGGCGATATGTCTCGCCAACGCGCTGAATCTCTTTTGAAACAGGGTGACAAAGAAGGTTGTTTTGTGGTGCGAAAATCATCGACAAAAGGTTTATACACGCTGTCTTTACATACCAAAGT TCCACAATCTCATGTGAAGCATTATCACATCAAGCAAAATGCGAGGGGCGAGTACTATTTGAGTGAGAAACATTGCTGCGAGACCATACCGGACCTAATAAACTATCATCGACATAACTCCGGGGGATTAGCGTGCCGTTTAAAATCATCGCCTTGTGATAGACCAGTTCCACCAACTGCTGGATTGTCCCACG ATAAGTGGGAAATTCACCCAATGGAGTTAATGCTCATGGAAGAGCTTGGTTCGGGACAATTCGGTGTGGTACGACGGGGAAAATGGCGCGGATCCATTGACACTGCTGTTAAAATGATGAAGGAGGGCACAATGTCCGAGGACGATTTCATTGAGGAAGCCAAAGTGATGACCAAATTGCAACATCCTAATCTTGTGCAATTGTATGGCGTTTGCTCGAAGCATCGTCCTATTTATATTGTTACCGAATATATGAAACATGGATCATTGTTGAACTACTTGCGCCGGCATGAGACCACACTGATTGGCAATATGGGTTTGTTGTTGGACATGTGTATACAG GTCAGCAAAGGCATGGCTTACTTAGAACGCCACAACTACATTCATCGTGATTTAGCCGCACGTAATTGTCTCGTTGGCTCGGAAAATGTAGTAAAAGTCGCAGATTTCGGTTTGGCTCGTTATGTTTTGGACGACCAATACACAAGCTCAGGTGGCACTAAGTTTCCTATTAAATGGGCACCGCCGGAGGTGTTGAATTATACGCGTTTCTCTTCCAAAAGCGATGTCTGGGCATACG gagTACTTATGTGGGAAGTGTTCACCTGTGGCAAAATGCCTTACGGCCGTCTTAAGAACACCGAAGTGGTGGAACGTGTCCAACGTGGTATTATATTAGAAAAACCAAAGTCATGTGCAAAGGAAATATACGAT GTTATGAAGAAATGCTGGTCTCACGGTCCGGAAGAGCGCCCCTCATTCCGTATTCTCAAGGAGCAACTAGCCCTCGTCGCTCAAACACTAACTGACTAA